Proteins from one Chitinophaga oryzae genomic window:
- a CDS encoding Hpt domain-containing protein, with product MEKPSSTSFEFRHQALDVAYLQRLYQHEPSYAFDMFDGFLREIGARITQLGNAIAANNREQVKYYAHQLRAFTGIVGLTRVQSASGRLESCSMAGSPDTIAQLFGEISTGVRLSMQPVWLERERLRAFLQSRDL from the coding sequence ATGGAAAAACCATCTTCCACTTCCTTCGAATTCCGTCACCAGGCGCTGGATGTCGCCTATCTGCAAAGACTCTATCAGCATGAGCCCTCGTATGCTTTTGATATGTTCGACGGATTTCTCCGGGAGATCGGCGCCCGGATAACACAACTGGGTAATGCCATTGCGGCGAATAACCGGGAGCAGGTCAAATACTATGCGCATCAGCTGCGGGCGTTCACCGGTATTGTGGGCCTCACGAGGGTCCAGTCGGCCTCCGGGCGGCTGGAATCCTGTAGCATGGCCGGCAGTCCGGACACCATCGCGCAGCTTTTCGGGGAGATCAGCACGGGGGTGCGGCTGTCGATGCAGCCGGTGTGGCTGGAACGCGAGCGGCTCCGGGCCTTTTTGCAATCGCGGGACCTTTAA